The Pseudorasbora parva isolate DD20220531a chromosome 21, ASM2467924v1, whole genome shotgun sequence sequence TTATAATGTTACTGACGTCACCTATAATGTTATTTGTCACTCACGTGTTTTGTCGCGGTTCACACAATGGCAGAGCGAGGCGAGACGCGAGTACGAGTGATTAAAATGCTCCAACAACTTTAAAAGTCGACATCTGTGCACATTTCGGCTTTAATGAACGacctggagaacacacacacacacacacacacacacacacacacacacacacacacacacacacacgtgctgtGTGTAAATCAAAGCTATCTGATTTATCAAAACGATTTCATTTACACTTTGGGCTCATAAATGTGTCTCCGCAAAACGGATATAATCTGTTCAGTTCCCGCACTATATGCAGATTTAATGGAGTTCACGTCACCGAAAACAACAGATATGAGCTGCGTTTTATTAATCATCAGATCATTTCACAATCAAAGACCGTAATATGAGTGAGAGCGGACACACACTGTAAGATCATTCAGTTTCTGCACTTTAAtgaagatgagtgtgtgttgAGCGACTTTACTCTCGCTTTCATTTGCGGTAGTTTGTGCGTCGGCTTAATGAAGAGATACTCGTCTGTGGTGATGCACCGTCATATCTGGATAAAACGTCATATAGCCTACAAACACGCTCTCatacgtttatttatttatttattttttacatatgtGGTTTCAACAACCAGAAGCATTTAGACTTTAGTTTTGACTGTAAGGCGGCTCAGACCACCTCTTAAAGTGACTTTTAGTATTGTGTGTATTTGCTCTAAATGCTCCTGTTGTCTTCTGTGCTCACACTTGAGTTTTGTTTGATACATGTAAGAAGTGTGTTCTCTTTCAGCAGGTCAAATTAAAGGTTCAGTTCATATATCTGACTGACAACATTGTATACATGAGGATACAGTGAATCGTGATATCGAATAGAACCGAATCGATGGCATGATAATCGTAATCAAACCGAACCGTGAGACCAGTGCTGGTTCACACCCctagtgtgaacacacacacacacacacacacacacacacacacacacacacacacacacacacacacacacacacacacacacgagtgtGCTTTTGCTCTCTCTCACCTCCAAAGGAGAGAAGTCGTGGTTGACGAGGAACGCCAGGCCTCCGACCGGGACAACCAGGAACTCCACCCTGAAAGTGTCGTGGTTGCCGTCATACGTGGCCTTGAACTTGGCGTATATCAGGTAAACCGTGGCATAGGCACAAGCGATATAGATGATCTACATGGGGAACACGCAACAAAACAACGTTACAAGAAAAACTCCTTCAACCCTcgggcatttttaacacatttttgtACATTGGAAATTGGGTGACTTTTGTGGCACTTACTATATGAACACACAAAACTAACGTGGATATGATTGGAAAGAGTAAATTGGTCAGAAATGACATTTCCATAGGAAATTAATGGGAAATGTGAGAAATAGAAAAAAGAGCAAATTTCTCTGGGGTACAATCTACAAATCAGCCATGATGAAGTGTGTAATCATGTCTAAGTATATGACGAAatgagaaaaataataaaattaagtaaTTATGTCGGAAAATACTCATTAGCAACTAGGGAATATAAGGctgattcattttttttaaatcaatagaTTTAATTATAGCAcaaacaatattatatatatatatatatacacacacacacttttttgtgtgtgtatgtgtgtttgtgtatatataaaacacaaacacataatatatacatatatccaTGCATTTTGGATTTTTAACAATATTGCTCTATTTTTAACTGAACATGATTTAATAGTTTTTTCCGaatgtttattatttaaatttcaatTAATATGCCTCATTTTGATGTGAATATTGTGTgagttatataaataatataatgatataaaatatgatataaattgttgtggaaaaataaaaaataaaaattatataaacatATCATGGTACTAGACAATATTCACATCAGAATGATgcatattaatttatataataaacatattacaataTACATATTAAGTCAGTGTTTGTATGTTATTACACAACCACGatagagatatatatatatatatatatatatatatatatatatatatatacacacacacacatagacacatacacacacacgtcactTTACTGACAGATTTTCTGTAATAGTCAGATATTAAGTACAGCTCATCATATCTgacaaaaataatttgacaAGATTATGCTTCAGTGACATCAGCAATAAAACCTGACAGTAACTGCAACACATGTGTTCCTTCTTCAGCTCAAATCACactttaaaacatgttttagttCATACACATCCATATCTAGAGTCAACTAACTCCGGTTAGCCATTCATTTTTCATCTTCCTGTACCAGCATCTCCCACAATGGGAAAGACACACAGGCATGTTTTCTGTGTGAGGATGAACTGCTCAGATTCACCTTCATGATGGAGTTGTAGAAGGAAATAAAGGCTGTGAGAAGGTCCAGATAGCGAGTGGTGAACACCAAGGCAAACAGAATCTGACTCTTCCCAGATATTCctgaaaaacaaacatcaaccaCACACACTTCAGTCTCATTTACACCCCATATCACGTCCATAACGCTGATAAAGCATGCACAAATGTAGAGTTCATGCAAAATTAGCTCATTACAGTGACTGatgatgtaaaataaataatatactaatTACATCCTGCTGCCACGTCACAGGTCAGAGCATGCAATCAGGATGAATGAAGTTATCTACAgcctaatcacacacacacacacacacacagagtgcaAAACTCCAAAGTTAAACAGGTTTATAACATTCACTTTGTCCAAATCATACCATGCAACCAAAACCTTTGGTTCTAGATCTGCCTTTGGAGTGATGCAACTCACAAACgtgcattaaaaacacaaacaactCTCATTAAACACCAACACGCCAGAAGAATCATCCTTCAGTGTAATTCACACACATGAGGCCTAGTGCATGAGTTTATGAGCGGATCAGCTGCTATACACAAACCAGCCGAACAGACATTCACCAAAtgtgaagcacacacacacacacacacacacacacactgaatcacaaacacaacacactGCGTCTGTCGCGCGCGCTTCCCACCTGCACACGACCTGGTTTTCCATATCTTCATCAGCAGGATAATGATGGCGGCTAAATGGGACAGATCCCCCGTCAGTCTGAAGATGTTCATGGTTTTGGATCGGGTGAATGTGTTGTTGAGATGAGTGCGGATCAACAGCGCTATAAAGACGGCTTTTCCCGACTGAAAGATGGCGAGAGCAGCGCGACGTGGCCCGGGGACGTGGCCAACACTGAGTGCGCTCCGTACGGCCTGACTGCGGGTTGGCTGAGCCACAGGATGATGCTCGGAGTTCCGCGTTGGAAAGAAAATATCAATGGATAATACTTGAGCGGACTGCACACGCGGAGTCCTCCTCTAGGGGGCGCGTTGGGGCCCCAAAAACAGAGCTCCATACACTTATAAATAGTGGCAGATACTATTTGGGTTGTGATACCACACAATATTtatcacctgttagtgggtgggatatattaggcagcaagtgaacattgtcctcagagttgatgtgtgtgaagcaggagaaatgggcaagcgtaaggatttgagcgagtttggccagattgtgacggctagacgactgggtcagagcatctccaaaactgcagctcttgtgggctgttcccggtctgcagtggtcagtatctatcaaaagtgctccaaggaaggaccagtggagaaccggccacagggtcatgggcggccaaggctcattgatgcacgtggggagcgaaggctggcccgtggggtccgatcaaacagacgagctactggagctcaaactgctccagaagttaatgctggttctgatagaaagctgtcagaatacacagagcagctcagtttgaggcgtatggggcggcatagccgctgaccagtcagggtgacctctgacccctgaccccaccgaaagcaccaacagtggcctgtgagcatcagaactggaccccggagcaatggaagaaggtggcctggtctgaggaatcacgtgttcttttacatcacgtggatggccgggtgtgtgtgtgtgtgtgtgtggcttacctggggaacacatggccccaggatgcactatgggaagaaggcgagctggcggaggcagtgtgatgcataaacaaaaacatttaatttagtagtgaatcaatattgaatttattaacattattatattattatattaaaatatattatatacattattacatttattaacattatttaataactGATTCCTTATTGGAACAATTAAGCTCTCACTGCACCTATAAACACTCTTTTATTAAccacactttatttccacttttcaaatattttcttaatatttattgaaaataatgtcaTTTCCATTCTGATATGTGATGTGAAAAGTTCGGCAAAAGGCACATTAGGACAAATACAGTCCTCCCTCGAAATCCCCCAAACTGATTAAACTGAAGTATACGAATGATATTCATTTAAAATGCCCATAGCTTACTATATAATGTGTAGGAAAATATATTAATGCATAATAAAGCCAATTAAACATTCTTACACTCGGTTATctgttaattaataaatattgatAGCTTATTAATGTGCCCCTGTAGGCAATAATTTtatctttgatcaccaaaattacataCTTAAAAcgtttttcatatttaaaaaaatcttcatgcTTTAAAATAGCTGAACTGTAACTCTATACCCTTGCCTCATTTAGTATTCACGATtctatgaatatgcaaattagccccgCCTTCACTCACCAGCCCCCGCCCAGAGATCCACTCATTAACGATCACACTTTGACGTGATTGGTCACAGGGTAGTTTGTGCCGCCAGACACACTAGCGATTTAAATCCGTGTTTTTGACACCGTCTTTGGTCCACTGCggttttaaaggcacaatatgtaagatttttggattaaaatattcaaaaaccactagaacaatgtttttttttacttgtgtaCTTGCATTACTTGTCtcactttaacacactcaaatgtgtgtgatatgataaaacagcactgcTTTACCACACACACCCACGAGAggaagaaggggaaaaaaagctaCGACAAATCAATATCCACGAAGACCTAATTCATCACCTTCAGCAGATTTGATTCCTGCTACACGCCTTACCTAAACTTCCATAATTTTGTCTGGGCCAATCAGACATCAGTGGAAGGAGTTAATGTAAATCAGACGTCAGTGGGCGGAGTTTGTGTAAATAGTCTCTGCATGCACTTAGTGCAGGGGTCCTCAGactcagtcctggagggccgctgtcctgcagagtttagctccgaccccaatcaaacacacctgaaccagctgaTCAATGTCTTACGAGGTCCTATAAAGGCATTGATCAGcggtttcaggtgtgtttgattggggttggagctaaactctgcaggacagcggccctccaggaccgagtctgGGGACCCCTGACAGACACTCTGTTAAATCTTTTgatttcaaatatttaaatgcaacatagtgcatatttaatatgctgatttgcatTTATGCAAAATCCTTAGTCAGTAATCCCAGGCGACTGTGATTGGTCCATCCTCACCAGAAGACTTGACTTTCCCTTCCTCTCGTTTTTCTATTTCTATGAAGCTGTGTCCTGGGAAGGGCGTGGGAATCGGGATCCTGTTCATGAGGATCTGTGCCGTTTAGAATCCAACACACCTAAACCATGTCATCAatgaaatatacaaatatagtGCAATTCATATAACATGAAAAATGATATTCTATATTTCAGAGGATGTCACTTGTAAAGGTTTCAAGCTTTCATAACATTATTTGAAAGCAGTATAAATGGCtttatttatctttgtcttATCAACATCATAAATGAAACTGAACTGCAGTGATTGGGTCGACTTATTATTTATTGCACCGTAAACTCATAATCAACGTCAGGAGGAGAATGGAAGCACCAAACAGTTGATTTACAGAATGAAAAATATGTCTACAAACCGATCCCTGTCATTAACTATTAAATATACACTTGTGTTTGGACACTGTCCTGTGCACTTAAAAACAGACTTTTTACTTAATATTGTAAAttcattaagaaaaaaaaagccttgCATTGGTCCTAAGATGTTCAGTTTATGACAATACTAACAGAGAGAACATGAGGGGAGGCACAGTATGAGATCTGGGGTTATTAACACCTCCATATTTCACAAAACTAATATGTTCTAGATATGATCTTTTGCTTTTCTTTCCCCCACGCCAGCTGTAGCACAATTACAGTACAGCCCAGATTCGCTTCTCAAAGTTAAATTTTCCTGAGATGTAACAGACAAGAAACTAAGCCCTTTGATTTGAACTTGGGCCCAGAACAGAGGTTCGATGTGGAGTCTTCATTCCTGAGGTTTTAGCACGAACACGGCGTCGTCCAGCACGTAGTAATCCTTGTACATGTCTCCCTCACACAGGTATGGCAGGCGTGTGACGGCCTCCAGCTCAAAGCCCATCTTCAGGAACACATTCTGGCTCAGCTGGGTCACCTGCTCTTCCCACGTCTTGCCCTCCAccttgatgtgttctttgggtCGCACCCAGCTCCCGCCTTAAAGATAATGTACAGGACACCCTCACACATTATACTACGCTTACCACACCTCAAGACATGGATCACATGCTTTATTATTTAAGACTTGGTCAGGTCTTTGTCAGAATGTATACATTATTTCTTGAAATTACAAGttataagtcagaattgttatcGCAAGAAATAAAGTCGGAGTTCTGAGAAATAAAGTCGGAGTTCTGAGAAAGTCGGAGTTCTGAGAAAGTCGGAGTTCTGAGAAAGTCGGAGTTCTGAGAAAGTCGGAGTTCTGAGAAAGTCGGAGTTCTGAGAAAGTCGGAGTTGCGAGAAATAAAGTCGGGATTGCAAGTAATAAAGTCGGAGTTCTGAGAAAGACGGAATTGCAAGAAATAACGTTGAAATTGCGAGAAAAAGTCAGATTTGCCAGAAATAAAGTCGGAATTTTGAGaaataaagtcggaattgcaagAAATAAACTCGGAATGTTGAGACAAAAAACGTCCGAATTGCGAGaaataaagtcggaattgccaGAAATAAAGTCGGATTTGCAGAAATAATGCCGGAATTGTCAAAAATAACGTCAGAATTGTCAGAAATAATGTCGGAATTGCAAGAAATAAACTCGGAATGTTGAGACAAAAAACGTCCGAATTGCGAGAAATAAAGTCGGATTTGCAGAAATAATGCCGGAATTGTCAAAAATAACGTTGGAATTGTCAGAAATAACGTCGGAATTGCCAGAAATAAAGTCGGATTTGCAAGAAATAAAGTCGGAATGTTGCGAAATAACGTCGGAATTGCAAGTAATTAAGTCAGAGTTCTGAGAAAGTCGGAACCCCAATCaaatgtgagaaataaagttgGAATTGCGAGAAATAAAGTCGGAGTTCTGAGAAATAAAATTTCTTGAAATTATGAGTtctaagtcagaattgcgagaacCTCGTAAATCgaaagaaataaagtcagagttgagagaaaaactcaaaattgcgagataaaaaaagttaaataaaagcgcaattacttatatatatatgtatatatatatatacactggcAGAAACTAGCTtccatagaaatgtcaagtagCTGTTCAGTTGTGATTTAgttttaaactattttactgATGAAGTCACGGGGCAGCACTGACGTTTCTCAGCGCATatactgtgtgtctgtgtgtgtgtgtgtgtgtgagcctgtttatgtggtttatgaggacacaaatttgtataactacatgggtattacactggtattactctataaatgtggtttatgaggacatatcaaatgtcctcataattcaaacggccttaaaaacatactaaatgatgtttttttgagaaagtaaaaatgcagaatgtttcctgtgatgggtaggtttaagggcagtgtgtgtgtgtgtgtgtgtgtgtgtgtgtgtgtgtgtgtgtgtgtgtgatgggtaggtttaggggcagtgtaaggggatagaaaatacggtttgtacagtataaaagtcattacgcctatggagagtccctgtaaaccacatagaccaacatgtgtgtgtgtgtgtatgtgtgtgtgtgtgtgcttcccatagataataaaacacaatttcttggggaaaacatggaaataatgtcattttttcctgattgtttgttattttgtttatttggtaacactttagggtCCAACTCTCACTATTagctagttgcttattatcatgcatattgctatgatattttcttttttatatgtacttgtaaagcacatattaatgccttattctgcatgatcatAATCAATATCCCTTAATCACCCAATACCTAAACATAACAACTGCCTTACTaattattaataagcagtaattaggagattattgcagcaaaagtcatagttagaattggaccctaaactaaagtgtgaccacTGATTTGCTTGGTGACTGATTTGCTCCGCaggggtcaaaaaggatataaacagtgaattATGAATCttaaactcagagatgtggattcagaCGGCATTTAAATCACCACATGATCGTGGTGTTTGTCTAAAAACAGGAGGAaattcggccggggattttgGGAGAAAAACACGGGCATTCTGGATTCAGATGGCAATAAAAATCACAGACTAGCGCCTGTCAATGATGAAAACGCCACCAgacgaccccacgagaaacaattaccgtctgaATAGAGCTATTGCAGATGAgaataaattttatttacacCAAATAATCATATATTTTTTAGACAAGCAACTGTTAGCGTTTCTCTGTCTAGATTAAGGAGCGTTACACACTACCTTATCAGAGCATTTGATGACCCGTCGTGTTTCATGTAGACTTGATTTGGGTGTGTGTACAATGGTCATTTAAATCTAACCAACAGCAAAATGTTGTGGCTAGTAACTTTAGCCACAGTGGCTGATGAGCAAAAAAGTAAATGTCAAGCCCAGTGTATGATTTAATCGTGCACATCATTATTGTTCCTGGTAATCTTGAATCAGCTTCTCTTCTCTGAGGACAagggcggggccacctgtcactcacaggAGTTCGACCAATaacaaaccacaaccatccaatcaactCCCCACAGACACAATCCAGCCCCGCCCCTTCATTTGTTCTTGTCTGAGAAGCGATTCACTCGATATTAGGGATGGGCGATATGG is a genomic window containing:
- the kdelr2b gene encoding ER lumen protein-retaining receptor 2b translates to MNIFRLTGDLSHLAAIIILLMKIWKTRSCAGISGKSQILFALVFTTRYLDLLTAFISFYNSIMKIIYIACAYATVYLIYAKFKATYDGNHDTFRVEFLVVPVGGLAFLVNHDFSPLEILWTFSIYLESVAILPQLFMISKTGEAETITTHYLFFLGLYRALYLINWIWRFYFEGFFDMIAIVAGVVQTILYCDFFYLYVTKVLKGKKLSLPA